The proteins below are encoded in one region of Bombus vancouverensis nearcticus chromosome 8, iyBomVanc1_principal, whole genome shotgun sequence:
- the LOC143303032 gene encoding uncharacterized protein LOC143303032 codes for MASPHEESSGAQNSNRDPTSEVGLEPFKVLQEQMVLMRELIQTLAHKPGEQRPSTESKDATLPRFDPEGAGADPSAWCSHADLILKDHPMQDSALLSALNRALRGSAAHWLSQMVRGGKLTWPTFKEQFLSRFGGRETAASALIRISRERPSETESPGAYGSRLRSMLQMKLQDLTMPEVINALALYILSSQDRRFRRLTLANNIRTEDQFHDEMRILPYNDQPTFSPRNSLTEPEVKRSRLSVPRIKCYRCGAHGHRRTECRLQTQTGKEQDIRNPKEKRPAASSKVTCFKCHEERHIAPNCPSSRKRNYDSIDERRIDSCVVEAPAGRLSHLGTPEDV; via the exons atggctagtccacatgaagagtcgtcgggcgcccaaaattcgaatcgtgatccgacatcagaagtgggattagaaccgtttaaagtgctacaagagcaaatggtccttatgcgcgagttaattcagacgctagcgcacaaaccgggggagcaaaggccgagtacggaatctaaggatgcaacgttaccacgttttgaccccgaaggcgcgggcgccgatccatccgcgtggtgctctcatgctgatctgattttgaaagaccacccgatgcaagatagtgcgttactttccgctctaaatcgcgccctaaggggttctgctgcgcattggctttcacaaatggtgcgcggtggaaagcttacctggccaacgtttaaggaacaatttctttcgcgttttggtggcagagagacagccgcttcggcgttaataaggatatccagagaacgaccgtcggagactgaatccccgggagcgtacggtagtcgcctccgctccatgctgcagatgaagttgcaagatctaacgatgcccgaagtgatcaatgccctcgccctttatatactgagttcacaagatcgacgctttcggcgactaacgctcgcgaataatatcaggacggaggaccaatttcatgatgaaatgaggattctcccttacaacgatcagccgacattttcgccaagaaattcactaacggaacctgaagttaaacgaagcaggctatcagttcctcggattaagtgctaccgctgtggtgctcacggacataggagaacggagtgtcgcctgcaaacacaaacggggaaggagcaggatatacgaaacccgaaggaaaaacgaccagccgcatcgtcgaaggtgacctgcttcaaatgccacgaggagagacatatcgcgcctaattgcccatcatcgcggaaaagaaactacgattccattgacgaacgccggatcgactcctgtgtagtggaagctccggctggtagattaagccatctgg gtacacccgaggacgtgtga